A region from the uncultured Draconibacterium sp. genome encodes:
- a CDS encoding amidophosphoribosyltransferase, whose protein sequence is MSDQIKHECGIALIRLLKPLSYYQKKYGTWKYGLNKLYLLMEKQHNRGQDGAGICCVKAELEPGNPYISRFRSVEPNPIKDVFDKVNKPLKKAKRHDIDIQDPEWAEKHFPFAGTLYLGHLRYGTFGKNSIDFTHPVMRQNNWKSRNLVLAGNFNLTNTDELFNVLLKLGQHPKAYTDTVTALEKVGHFLDEENQLLFRRYKNEGYDNNMISPLIEQNLDIQNILERASKDWDGGYAMAGLIGHGDAFVVRDPWGIRPAHYYADDEIVVVASERPVIQTVMNLQEDDVQEIGPGEGLIIKKNGKISKEMIRVPHKRTSCSFERIYFSRGSDKSIYQERKQLGRLLTPIVLKAVDYDYENTVFSYIPNTAETAFYGLVDGVRHHLVDWKIDQIQQKNGSLSDADIKRILSFEPRVEKIAIKDVKLRTFIADDASRDDLVAHVYDVTYGVIQKKKDTLVIIDDSIVRGTTLKKSILKILDRLNPKKIIVVSSAPQIRYPDCYGIDMARLDKFIAFNAAIELLKDHGKESIIQQVYKKCKEQENLPKEEMVNYVREIYKPFTAEQVSDKIAELLKPEDCNAEVEIVYQSIENLHKACPNDLGDWYFTGNYPTPGGNRVVNGSFINFVEGKDERAY, encoded by the coding sequence ATGAGTGACCAGATTAAACACGAGTGTGGCATTGCATTAATACGATTATTAAAACCGCTATCTTATTATCAAAAAAAGTATGGTACCTGGAAGTACGGCCTGAATAAGCTTTACCTGTTAATGGAAAAGCAACACAACCGCGGACAGGACGGCGCCGGGATTTGTTGTGTAAAAGCAGAGCTTGAGCCGGGTAATCCGTACATCAGCCGGTTTAGGTCGGTTGAGCCCAACCCGATAAAAGATGTTTTTGATAAGGTAAATAAACCGTTGAAAAAGGCTAAGCGACACGACATTGACATACAAGACCCCGAATGGGCAGAAAAGCATTTTCCGTTTGCCGGAACACTTTACCTGGGCCATTTGCGATATGGTACCTTTGGTAAAAACAGTATTGATTTTACGCATCCGGTAATGCGGCAAAACAACTGGAAATCGCGAAACCTGGTACTTGCCGGTAATTTTAACCTCACCAATACCGATGAGCTGTTTAACGTACTACTTAAACTGGGGCAGCATCCTAAAGCATACACCGATACCGTAACTGCGTTGGAAAAAGTTGGGCATTTTCTTGATGAAGAAAACCAGTTGCTTTTTAGAAGGTACAAAAACGAGGGCTACGATAATAACATGATCTCTCCGCTGATTGAACAGAATTTGGATATTCAGAATATTTTGGAGCGCGCATCGAAAGACTGGGATGGAGGTTATGCAATGGCCGGTTTAATAGGGCATGGCGATGCTTTTGTGGTTCGGGATCCGTGGGGAATAAGACCAGCACATTATTATGCCGACGATGAAATTGTTGTGGTGGCATCGGAAAGGCCTGTTATTCAGACGGTAATGAATTTGCAGGAAGACGATGTGCAGGAAATTGGTCCGGGCGAAGGATTAATAATTAAAAAGAATGGAAAAATTTCGAAAGAAATGATTAGGGTGCCACACAAGCGTACATCCTGTTCTTTCGAACGTATCTATTTCTCGCGGGGAAGCGACAAGTCCATTTATCAGGAACGTAAACAACTGGGACGTTTACTTACGCCAATTGTGCTAAAAGCTGTTGATTACGATTACGAAAATACCGTATTCTCTTATATTCCTAATACCGCAGAAACAGCTTTCTATGGTTTGGTTGATGGAGTGCGTCACCACCTGGTAGATTGGAAAATCGACCAAATTCAACAAAAAAACGGTTCGTTGAGTGATGCAGATATCAAACGGATTTTATCGTTTGAGCCACGGGTTGAAAAAATTGCCATTAAAGACGTGAAGCTTCGGACATTTATTGCCGACGATGCAAGTCGCGACGATTTGGTAGCACACGTTTACGATGTTACCTATGGCGTTATTCAGAAAAAGAAAGATACGCTGGTGATTATCGACGACTCAATTGTGCGGGGAACAACACTAAAGAAAAGTATTTTGAAAATACTCGACAGGTTAAATCCGAAAAAGATTATTGTAGTTTCGTCGGCGCCGCAAATCCGCTATCCCGATTGTTATGGAATTGATATGGCGCGCCTCGACAAATTTATTGCTTTTAATGCGGCAATCGAGCTGCTGAAAGACCACGGTAAAGAGTCGATTATTCAGCAGGTATATAAAAAGTGTAAGGAGCAAGAGAATTTACCTAAAGAGGAAATGGTAAATTATGTACGCGAGATTTATAAGCCTTTTACCGCTGAGCAGGTATCGGATAAAATTGCAGAATTGTTAAAACCCGAAGATTGTAATGCAGAGGTTGAGATTGTGTATCAGTCTATTGAAAATTTGCACAAGGCCTGTCCTAACGATTTGGGCGACTGGTATTTTACCGGAAATTACCCTACTCCTGGAGGTAACCGGGTGGTAAACGGTTCGTTTATTAATTTTGTTGAAGGAAAAGATGAAAGGGCGTATTAG
- a CDS encoding SPOR domain-containing protein, which yields MRTFLLLLAGMLAITFSYAQVDLNEEVSVDSTDIAILEGLNVNRDARLDKMLKWHIEKNQKREGMSGYRVEIFFSSALDAKKQALDTKTEFLTNYPDFPVHIKFIAPNFRVRVGDFRTKNEALKLYKQVQKDYPSAFIVPDVIEFPLLKPNQYE from the coding sequence ATGAGGACTTTTTTGCTGCTGTTGGCAGGCATGCTGGCTATTACTTTTTCGTACGCCCAGGTCGATCTGAATGAAGAAGTATCGGTTGATTCAACTGATATTGCAATTTTAGAAGGCTTGAATGTGAACAGAGATGCACGGCTGGATAAAATGCTGAAATGGCACATTGAAAAGAACCAGAAAAGAGAGGGGATGAGTGGTTACAGGGTTGAAATCTTTTTTAGTTCCGCACTGGATGCAAAAAAGCAAGCCCTCGATACCAAAACCGAATTCCTAACAAACTATCCCGATTTTCCGGTACATATTAAATTTATTGCGCCGAATTTTCGCGTTCGAGTAGGTGATTTCAGAACTAAAAATGAAGCACTAAAGCTTTATAAGCAGGTTCAAAAAGATTATCCCTCTGCTTTTATTGTTCCCGATGTAATCGAATTTCCATTGTTGAAACCAAATCAGTATGAGTGA
- a CDS encoding carboxymuconolactone decarboxylase family protein: MGNIVEEFGRYRAKMNEKILAADNKVLKRIYSLDTLTYQDGALGANVKEMLGLATSLVLRCDDCVKYHLEKCHELKVSTEEIFEVFSVANVVGGTICIPHTRRAVEYWEELNN, from the coding sequence ATGGGAAATATTGTTGAAGAATTTGGGAGGTACCGCGCTAAAATGAATGAAAAAATTTTGGCTGCCGACAATAAGGTTTTAAAACGAATATACAGTTTAGACACCTTAACCTACCAGGATGGCGCCTTAGGTGCCAACGTTAAAGAAATGCTGGGCCTGGCCACATCGTTGGTTTTACGTTGCGACGATTGTGTAAAATACCACTTAGAAAAATGTCATGAACTAAAGGTAAGTACCGAAGAAATTTTTGAAGTATTTAGTGTTGCCAACGTGGTTGGAGGTACTATCTGCATTCCTCATACACGAAGAGCGGTTGAATACTGGGAAGAGCTAAACAATTAA
- a CDS encoding NifB/NifX family molybdenum-iron cluster-binding protein gives MSKIFAITSSGKTERSFLDLRFGKCEYLVLFDVAKNQYAIEENPFISEPHSGIKLVNYLKEHGVTTIVTGEVGPMVSEQLEKEKLQLVLLHEERIRVDEIMDRIGS, from the coding sequence ATGAGTAAAATATTCGCGATAACATCCTCAGGCAAAACAGAAAGATCTTTTCTCGACCTTCGTTTTGGCAAATGTGAATACCTGGTACTTTTTGATGTTGCGAAAAACCAATATGCCATCGAAGAGAATCCGTTTATTTCGGAACCACACAGTGGAATAAAGCTTGTAAACTACCTAAAAGAGCACGGCGTTACAACCATTGTTACCGGCGAGGTTGGGCCAATGGTTAGCGAACAACTGGAAAAAGAAAAACTTCAGCTGGTACTTTTACACGAAGAACGCATAAGAGTTGACGAGATTATGGATCGAATTGGCAGTTAA
- the yjjX gene encoding inosine/xanthosine triphosphatase — MKIVVASKNPVKLNAARLGFETYFDNVEVKGIEVESGVSDQPKSDAETLAGAENRVNIAKQNYADAAFWIGIEGGIEYGVSGIEAFAWIVIKAAENYGRARTTSFQLPPQVAEYIKEGYELGEANDIVFNQVNSKQKSGAVGLLTNGKVSRTVLYKQAVELALIPFLNHKLY, encoded by the coding sequence ATGAAGATTGTAGTTGCCTCAAAAAATCCGGTAAAGCTAAATGCTGCCAGGCTTGGTTTTGAAACCTATTTTGATAATGTTGAAGTTAAAGGTATTGAAGTTGAATCGGGTGTTTCAGATCAGCCGAAAAGCGATGCAGAAACATTGGCCGGGGCGGAAAACCGCGTAAACATTGCCAAACAAAATTATGCTGATGCTGCGTTTTGGATTGGTATTGAGGGAGGGATTGAATATGGCGTTTCGGGAATCGAGGCTTTTGCCTGGATTGTTATCAAAGCCGCGGAAAATTATGGCCGGGCCCGAACAACTTCGTTTCAGTTGCCGCCACAAGTTGCCGAATACATTAAAGAAGGTTATGAGCTTGGGGAAGCTAACGATATTGTTTTTAACCAGGTGAATTCAAAACAAAAGTCAGGAGCTGTAGGCCTTTTAACCAATGGTAAAGTTAGCCGCACAGTCCTTTATAAACAAGCCGTTGAGTTGGCTTTAATTCCTTTTCTGAATCACAAATTGTATTAA